Within the Micromonospora citrea genome, the region CGGTGGGGCGTCCGCGTCGGGCGGGTGTGTCGTCGTTCGGCATCTCCGGCACCAACGCGCACGTGATCATCGAGCAGCCGGAGCCGGGTCTTGCGGCGCCGACTGCGGGCGAGGTGGTGGCTGCGGAGCCCGCGGCCCCGCTGGGTGCGGCGCTGGTGGAGTCGGTGCCGGCGGTGGGCGGCGAAACCGGTTGGACCGGGTCGGCGGACGCGGAGTCGGAGACCGTCGCGGCGCCAGCCGTGGGCGTGCCGGTGCCGTGGGTGGTGTCGGCGCGTTCGGAGCGGGGTCTGGTGGGTCAGGCGGCGCGGTTGGTGTCGTTCGTGCGGGGCGGGTCTGGTCTTGGTGTGGTGGATGTGTCGTGGTCGTTGGTGGTGTCGCGGGCGGCGTTGGAGCACCGTGCGGTGGTGTGGGGCTCGGACGTCGATGAGTTGGTCGCGGGTTTGTCGGCTGTCGTCGAGGGTCGGTTGTCGGGTGTGGTGTCGGCGGGTCGTCGGGCGGTGTTGTTCACGGGTCAGGGTTCGCAGCGTGCGGGCATGGGTCGGGAGTTGTACGGGGCGTTTGCGGTGTTCGCGTCGTCGTTCGACGGGGTGTGTCGGGAGATTGATCCGCTGTTGCCGCGTCCGTTGCGTGAGGTGGTGTTCGCGGAGCCGGGCACGTCCGACGCTGGTCTGGTGGATCAGACGGTGTTTGCGCAGGCGGGGTTGTTCGCGGTGGAGGTGGCGTTGTGGGAGTTGTTGGCGTCGTGGGGTGTGCGGGCGGATTTCTTGGCGGGTCATTCGATCGGTGAGGTGACGGCGGCGTATGTGGCGGGGATGTTGTCGCTGTCGGATGCGTGTGTTCTGGTGGCGGCGCGGGGTCGGTTGATGCAGGCGTTGCCGGCTGGTGGGGTGATGGCGGCGGTCGGTGCGTCGGAGGAGGCTGTCGCCGAGCTGGTCGGTGTGACCGGTGCTGCGGTGGATGTGGCGGCGGTGAACGGTCCGGCGTCGGTGGTGGTGTCGGGGGCTGCCGGTGAGGTGGCGTCGGTGGTGGCAACCTGTCGTGGGCGGGGGTGGCGGGTCAAGGAGTTGTCGGTCAGTCATGCGTTCCATTCGCGCCTGATGGATCCGATGCTGGACGAGTTCCGGGCGGTGGTGGCGGGGCTGGACTGGCGGGTGCCTCGGGTGCCGGTCGTGTCGAACGTGACCGGTGTGGTCGCGGATCCGTTGGAACTGGTGGATCCGGAGTACTGGGTGCGGCACGTACGTCAGCCGGTGCGGTTCGCCGACGGGGTGGCGGCGTTGCGGCAGCAGGGTGTCGACACGTTCCTGGAGGTCGGCCCGGACGCGACGTTGACCGCGATGGTGGCGGAGATCGTCGCCGACGTGCGGCGGATCCCGACGGCGCGACGGGACCAGGCGGAGGTCGGCGCGCTGACCGCCGCCGTCGGGCAGCTCTGGGTGGCCGGTGTCGCGGTGGACTGGGCGGCCTACCACGGGCAGATTGGCGCCCGGCCGCGCGTGGTCGACCTGCCCACGTACGCCTTCGACCACACCTGGTACTGGCCTGAGGCCGCCGTCCCGACCCGGCGGGACGCCCACGCCGACGCGCTCGACGGGCGGTTCTGGGCGGCCGTGGAGTCCGGCGACCCCGACCGGATCGGTGGCGAGTTGGGCGTCCGCGCGGACGAGCCGTTCAGCGAGGTCCTGCCGAAGCTCGCGCAGTGGCGGCGGTTTGCCCGGCAGAAGTCGACGGTGGACTCGTGGCGGTACCGGGTCGAGTGGCGGCCCGCGACCGTGGCCGCGCGCGACGGCCTGACCGGCACGTGGCTGGTGCTGATCGTCCCCGGTCAGGAGGACCACCCGCTGCTCGCCGGGCTGGCGGAGCGCGGCGCCGACGTGGTGCCGGTGGTGCTGGACGAGTGGGACCGCGACCGCATCGCCGGCCAGCTCACCGAGGCACGGGAGACCAGCGGGCCGGTCGCCGGCATGGTCTCCCTGCTGTCGCTGGCCGGCGCGGGCGTGGTCGAGGCACTGGCGGTGGCGCAGGCGCTGGCCGTGGCGACGGTCGACGCGCGCCTGTGGTGGCTGACCTCCGGCGCCGTCGCGGTGGACGACTCGGAGACCCCGGGCGACCTGGCGGGTGCGGCGGTGTGGGGTTTGGGTCGGGTGGTGGGTTTGGAGTTGCCGTTGCGGTGGGGTGGGTTGGTGGATGTGTCGGGTGGTTGGGGTGGGGTTGTGTGGGGTGGTTTGTGTGGGGTGTTGTCGGGTGTGTCTGGTGAGGATCAGGTGGCGGTGCGGTCGTCGGGTGTGTTTGTGCGGCGGTTGGTGCGGGCGGGTTCGGTGGGTTCGTCGGGTGGTTCTGGGTCCGGTGGTTTTCGGTTGTCGGGGACGGTGTTGGTGACGGGTGGTACGGGTGCGTTGGGTGGTCGGGTGGCGCAGTGGGCGGTGGGTGTGGGTGCGGAGCATGTGGTGTTGGTGTCGCGGTCTGGTGGTGGTGCGGTGGGTGTGGGTGAGTTGGTGGGGCGGTTGGAGGGGTTGGGTGTGCGGGTGTCGGTGGTGGCGTGTGATGTGGCGGATCGGGGTGCGGTGGCGGGGTTGTTGGGGGAGTTGGCGGGTCGTGGTGAGCGGTTGCGGGCGGTGGTGCATGCGGCGGGTGCGGGGCAGTTGACGTCGTTGGGTGAGGTGGGTGTGGGTGAGGTGGAGGAGGTGTTGCGGGCGAAGGTTGGTGGTGCGGTGGTGTTGGATGAGTTGACTGCTGGTTTGGATTTGGATGCGTTTGTGGTGTTTTCGTCGATTGCGGGGGTGTGGGGTTCGGCGGGTCAGGTGGGGTATGCGGCGGCGAATGCGTGTGTGGATGGGTTGGTGGGGTTGCGGCGTGGGCGTGGGTTGGTGGGGACGTCGGTGGCGTGGGGTCCGTGGGGTGAGGCGGGTATGGCGGTGGGGGTGGCGGGGGAGCAGTTGAGTCGGCGTGGTTTGCCGGGGATGGCTCCGGAGTTGGCGGTGGCGGCGTTGCAGCGGGTGTTGGAGGGTGGTGAGTCTCATGTGGTGGTGGCGGATGTGCGGTGGGAGCGGTTCGTGTCGTCGTTCACGGCGTTGCGGCCGTCTCGGTTGTTCACCGAGATCCCCGAGGCGCAGTTGGCCATCGAGGCGGCGGCCCGCACCGAGGACGGCCCCACCGACCAGGCTTCCGCCTTCCGACAGCGGTATGCCGCACTTACGCCGTCGGAGGCCGAGGCCGCCCTGCTCGACCTCGTACGGAGCCAGGTCGCCGCGGTGCTCGGCCATGCCACCGTGGAGGCGGTGCCGCCGGACCGGGCGTTCCAGCGTCTCGGCTTCGACTCGCTCACCGCGGTCGAGTTGCGCAACCGGCTGACCGCCGAGACGGGCCTCGCACTGCCCACCACGCTCGTCTTCGACCACCCGACGCCGGCCGCCCTGGTCGCCTTCATCCGGGAGACCGTGCTCGGCGCACCGGGCGACGCGCCGGCCGGGCGTACGGTCACCGTCGTCGACGACGACCCGATCGTCATCGTGGGCATGGGTTGCCGCCTCCCCGGCGGCGTCGGTTCGCCGGACGAGTTCTGGCAACTGCTCGCCACGGGGCGCGACGGCATCTCCGACTTCCCCCTCGACCGGGGCTGGGACGCGTTCCTCGGCGGCGGCCTGTCCGACACGTCCTTCGTCCGCACCGGCGGCTTCGTCTACGACGCCACCGAGTTCGACGCCGAGTTCTTCGGCATCTCGCCGCGCGAGGCCCTCGCCATGGACCCTCAGCAGCGGCTGCTGCTGGAGACCTCCTGGGAGGCCGTCGAGTCCGCCGGCATCGACCCGACCAGCCTGAAGGGAAGCGCGGTCGGCGTCTTCGCCGGCGCCAGCTTCCAGGGGTACGCCAGCGGGTCGGTCGGCCGCGCCCAGGAGGTCGGCGGTCACCTGCTCACCGGCAACGCGACCAGTGTGCTGTCGGGCCGGGTGGCGTACTCGTTCGGCTTCGAGGGGCCGGCGGTGACGGTGGACACCGCGTGTTCGTCGTCGCTGGTGGCGCTGCACCTGGCCGTGCAGGCGCTGCGGTCCGGCGAGTGCGACCTCGCCCTCGCGGGCGGCGTCTGCGTCATGGCGTCCCCGGCCACCTTCGCCGAGTTCTCGATCCAGGGCGGCCTGTCGGCCGACGGCCGGTGCAAGTCGTTCTCGGAGGACGCGGACGGCACCGGCTGGTCCGAGGGCGTGGGCATGTTGCTGGTGCAGCGGTTGTCGGACGCGCGGCGGGACGGTCGGCGGGTCCTGGCGGTGGTCCGGGCCACGGCAGTGAACCAGGACGGTGCGTCGAACGGGTTGACGGCGCCGAACGGCCCGTCGCAGCAGCGGGTGATCCGGCAGGCGCTCGCGTCGGCGGGGTTGTCGGCCGCCGACGTCGACGTGGTGGAGGCGCACGGGACCGGCACCAGGCTCGGTGACCCGATCGAGGCGCAGGCGTTGCTGGCGACGTACGGGCAGGGGCGTGGGGAGGCCGCGCCGCTGCTCCTCGGCTCGGTGAAGTCGAACATCGGCCACACCCAGGCCGCCGCCGGCGTGGCGGGGATCATCAAGATGGTCCTGGCGATGCGGCACGGGGTGGTGCCGGCGTCGTTGCACGTGGGCGAGCCGTCGTCGCATGTGGACTGGGCGTCGGGTGCGGTGGAGTTGGTCACCGAGACGCGGGACTGGCCGGGGGTGGGGCGTCCGCGTCGGGCGGGTGTGTCGTCGTTCGGCATCTCGGGCACGAACGCCCACGTGATCCTGGAGCACCCGGGGCCGGCGGCTGAGCTTGAGCCGGTGTCGGCGGTGCAGCCGGCGCCTGTGGCGGAAAAGCCCTCGGCGGTGGTGGTGGAGTCCGTGGCGGGGGAGGACTCTGCCTCGGCACCCGTTGCGCCAGCCGTGGGCGTGCCGGTGCCGTGGGTGGTGTCGGCGCGTTCGGAGCGGGGTCTGGTGGGTCAGGCGGCGCGGTTGGCGTCGTTCGTGCGGGAGCGTTCCGGCCTTTCCGTGGCGGATGTGTCGTGGTCGTTGGTGGTGTCGCGGGCGGCGTTGGAGCACCGTGCGGTGGTGTGGGGCTCGGACGTCGACGAGTTGGTCGCGGGTTTGTCGGCTGTCGCCGAGGGTCGGTCGGCGGTGTCGGGTGTGGTGTCGGCGGGTCGTCGGGCGGTGTTGTTCACGGGTCAGGGTTCGCAGCGTGTGGGCATGGGTCGGGAGTTGTACGGGGTGTTCCCGGTGTTCGCGTCGTCCTTCGACGCGGTGTGCGGGCACCTGGAAGGGCTGCTGCCGCGTCCGTTGCGTGAGGTGGTGTTCGCCGAGCCGGGCACGTCCGACGCTGGTCTGGTGGATCAGACGGTGTTTGCGCAGGCGGGGTTGTTCGCGGTGGAGGTGGCGTTGTGGGAGCTACTTGCTTCGTGGGGTGTGCGGGCGGATTTCTTGGCGGGTCATTCGATCGGTGAGGTGACGGCGGCGTATGTGGCGGGGATGTTGTCGCTGTCGGACGCGTGTGTTCTGGTGGCGGCGCGGGGTCGGTTGATGCAGGCGTTGCCGGCTGGTGGGGTGATGGCGGCGGTCGGTGCGTCGGAGGAGTCGGTCGTCGAGTTGATCGAACTCGTGGGCGTGGCGGTGGATGTTGCGGCGGTGAACGGTCCGGCGTCGGTGGTGGTGTCGGGGGCTGCCGGTGAGGTGGCGTCGGTGGTGGCGGCGTGTCGTGGGCGGGGGTGGCGGGTCAAGGAGTTGTCGGTCAGTCACGCGTTCCATTCGCGCCTGATGGATCCGATGCTGGACGAGTTCGCGTCGGTGGTGGCGGGGCTGGACTGGCAGCCGCCGAAGGTGCCGATCGTGTCGAACGTGACCGGCGCGGTGGCCGATGCCGCCGAGGTGACCGACCCGGGCTACTGGGTGCGGCACGTACGTCAGCCGGTGCGGTTCGCCGATGGTGTGGCGGCGTTGCGGGCGCAGGGGGTGGACACCTTCCTGGAGGTCGGCCCTGACGCGGTCCTCACCGCCATGGCCGCCGAGGCGGACACGGCCGACGATGTGCGGTACGTCGCCACGCTGCGCCGCAGCCAGCCCGACGTCACCACCCTCACCAATGCCGTCGGGCAGCTCTGGGCTGCCGGCGTGGCCGTCGACTGGAGGGCGTACCTCGGCCAGGCCGGTGCCCGGCCGCGCGCGGTGGACCTGCCCACGTACGCCTTCGACCGGCAGCGCTACTGGCTGGAGGATCCCCGGCCCGCCTCGCCCGGCGCGGGTGCCGTCACCCCGTCCGACGAGCAGTTCTGGGCGGCCGTCGAGTCCGGGGACCTCGGCGTGCTGGGCGAGGAGTTGGCGGTGGGCGCGGACGAGCCGTCCACGGCGCTGCTGCCCAAGCTCGCCCGGTGGCGGCGGGCGACGCAGCAGCGGGCCGCCGTCGACTCCTGGCGGTACCGGGCGACGTGGCGTACGGCAGACATGCCCGCCTCGGCGACGTTGGCGGGGACCTGGCTGCTGCTGATGGCGCCCGGGCAGGAGGACCACCCGGTGGCCGCGGAGCTGACGGCCCGTGCCGACCGCGCGGTACCGGTGCTGGTCCCGGCCGGCGCTGACCGTGACCGGGTGGCGCGGCTGCTGCGGGAGGCGATGGGATCCGACGACAGGGACGCCCACGTGGTGTCCCTGCTGTCGCTGGCCGACCCCCGGGAGCCGTCCACCACCCGGGAGCCGTCCACCACCCGGGAGCCGTCCACCTCTCCGGAGCCGGACGCCGTGCCGGCCGCCGCCGAGGTGACGACGGCGCTGGTCGTGGCGCAGGCGCTGACCGACGTCGGCGGGGCGGGCCGGCTGTGGTGGCTGACGCGCGGGGCGGTGTCGGTCGGCGGATCCGACGAGTTGACCGATGTCGCGGGTGCTGCGGTGTGGGGTTTGGGTCGGGTGGTGGGTTTGGAGGTGCCGTTGCGGTGGGGTGGTTTGGTGGATTTGCCGGGGTTGTTGGGTGGGGGTGTGTGGGGTTGGTTGTGTGGGGTGTTGTCGTCGGCTGGTGGTGAGGATCAGGTGGCGGTGCGGTCGTCGGGTGTGTTTGTGCGGCGGTTGGTGCGTGCGGGTTCTCCGACGGGTGTGGGTTCTGGGGCGGGTGTGGGTGCGGGTTCGGGTGGTTTCCGGTTGTCGGGGACGGTGTTGGTGACGGGTGGTACGGGTGCGTTGGGTGGTCGGGTGGCGCAGTGGGCGGTGGGTGTGGGTGCGGAGCATGTGGTGTTGGTGTCGCGGTCTGGTGGTGGTGCGGTGGGTGTGGGTGAGTTGGTGGGGCGGTTGGAGGGGTTGGGTGTGCGGGTGTCGGTGGTGGCGTGTGATGTGGCGGATCGGGGTGCGGTGGCGGGGTTGTTGGGGGAGTTGGCGGGTCGTGGTGAGCGGTTGCGGGCGGTGGTGCATGCGGCGGGTGCGGCGCAGTTGACGTCGTTGGGTGAGGTGGGTGTGGGTGAGGTGGAGGAGGTGTTGCGGGCGAAGGTTGGTGGTGCGGTGGTGTTGGATGAGTTGACTGCTGGTTTGGATTTGGATGCGTTTGTGGTGTTTTCGTCGATTGCGGGGGTGTGGGGTTCGGCGGGTCAGGTGGGGTATGCGGCGGCGAATGCGTTTTTGGATGGGTTGGTGGTGTCCCGGCGTGGGCGTGGGTTGGTGGGGACGTCGGTGGCGTGGGGTCCGTGGGCTGAGGCGGGTATGGCGGTGGGGGTGGCGGGGGAGCAGTTGAGTCGGCGTGGTTTGCCGGGGATGGCTCCGGAGTTGGCGGTGGCGGCGTTGCAGCGGGTGTTGGAGGGTGGTGAGTCTCATGTGGTGGTGGCGGATGTGCGGTGGGATCGGTTCGTGTCGTCGTTCACGGCGTTGCGTCCGTCGCGTCTGTTCACCGACATCCCCGAAGCACAGCCCGCACAAGCCGAGGAGACGCCGAAGGGCGAGGACCGCGGCGCGGCGTCGGCGCTGCGCGAGCGGCTCGCCGCCGCCTCCGGACCGGAGCGCGACCGCATCCTGCTCGACCTGGTCCGCGGCACCGCCGCGGCGGTGCTCGGCCACGCCACGCCGAGCGGGATCAGGCCCAGCCGTGGCTTCCTCGAACTGGGCTTCGACTCGCTCACGGCGGTCGAGCTGCGCAACCGGCTGACCGCCGCAACGGGCATCGGGCTGCCCGCCACCCTCGTCTTCGACCATCCCACCCCGAACGCGCTCGCCGGGCACCTGCGGGCCGAACTGGCGCCCGAGCAGCCGGCGTTGCCGATCGTGGCGGAGATCGAGCGCCTCGACCAGCTCCTCGGCGGCCTGCCCGGCGACCAGGTCGACGACGCGGTCATCGGCCGGCTGGAGGACCTGGTGGCCAGGTGGCGGGGACGACCCGCCGCCGTCGCGCCGGCGCCGGCCGCCGGGCAGGAGTTGGAGTCGGCGAGCCGGGAGGAGTTGTTCGACATCATCCAGCGCGAGTTCGGCAAGTCCTGACCGGACCCCGCAGGTCCCGACCGGACGCGAGGAGTCCCCGACGGCACCGGAAGCCGTGACCTGACCGGCGTCGGCCAGGTCACGGCCGCCTAGGGGTCCGCGCGGCCCGTCTAGGGGTGTGCCTGCGTGGACCCGGCTCCGTAGGGTCGGAGCCTGTCAGGCCGTTTCGCCATGCCCACCGGCGGCGAGCGGTGCGGATGTGGGTGCGTGCGGTGCCCCGGATGGACGGGAGGTCCGCATGGCCGGATCCGGCCTGCCTCAGTTGCTCGCCATCAGTGACCTGCACGTGGTCCACGCGGAGAACAAGGCCATCGTCGAGCGGCTGCGCCCGGAGCGGGACGGCGACTGGCTCATCGTCGCCGGGGACGTCGGCGAGTTCGTCGCCGACGTCGAGTGGGCGCTGGGACTGCTCAGCCGCCGCTTCGCCAAGGTGATCTGGGCCCCCGGCAACCACGAGCTGTGGACGCCCCGCGAGGACCCGGTGCAGCTGCGCGGGGACGCGCGCTACCAGCACCTGGTGCAGCTCTGCCGAGGTCTCGGGGTGGTCACCCCGGAGGACCCGTACCCCGTCTGGGATGCGCAGGGCGACGACCCGGTCCTCATCGCGCCGCTGTTCCTGCTCTACGACTACAGCTTCCGGCCGCCGGGGACGTACACGAAGGAGCAGGCCCTGGCGCGGGCCCACGAGGTCGGCGTGGTCTGCA harbors:
- a CDS encoding metallophosphoesterase family protein → MAGSGLPQLLAISDLHVVHAENKAIVERLRPERDGDWLIVAGDVGEFVADVEWALGLLSRRFAKVIWAPGNHELWTPREDPVQLRGDARYQHLVQLCRGLGVVTPEDPYPVWDAQGDDPVLIAPLFLLYDYSFRPPGTYTKEQALARAHEVGVVCTDEILLHPDPYPTRDAWCRARLALTERRLTAERGGLPTVLVNHFPLVREPTRILRYPEFAQWCGTEATADWHVRFDARVAVYGHLHIPRTTWYDGVRFEEVSVGYPREWRRRSTPPGRLRRILPAVAGQPA